In one Candidatus Hydrogenedentota bacterium genomic region, the following are encoded:
- a CDS encoding HlyD family efflux transporter periplasmic adaptor subunit: MSQPHPNRRPRLARMLRTRWAKVLIALLVVLVLYTLTRGGTEEASTGTLFTAARGDLKITVTEGGNVEARESQTIKSKIRGETKILSIIDDGYLVTPEDVANKKVLVTLDNSELLEKMTQEMIQYESARADYAESNAQYEITVKQNESDIKKAELDAKFALMDLQRYLSADIANEILKQRGLSSDVAKISDDLRKAVEASFVINEPVSVEPKEVPEISNEELPAAPSPANEERREGGRRRRAEGEGGQRDERSTTRNAQAASEQSGDAKAEKKETAEVKTEAKSAAATNADTESSTEGGDLPAELEIAATQTAKAAMASIAISERRPDIDFTKFAKPDALGDGEAQQKLRKLESDRLLAEGDLLLSETKLTGTRKLAEKNFVTKQELDNDEMSVKKQTVNRDSAETARDLFVKYEFPKEAEKLLSAYEEAIRAMERTMKQAVAKQAQSEARKKSSEASFALRTERKKELEDQLAACTVVAERPGLVVYGGSDEPWRNREPIEEGATVYERQEIITIPDMTQMAVRVKVHESNIDKIKVGQKAKIKLESFRDEELVGEVVKISVIPDSSSRWMNPDMKLYPATVAISGTYERLKPSMTADVEIMVDELKNVVYVPINAVHPKGSKRVVYVADALGREVEREVETGQFNNAFIEIKNGIEEGDRVYLRAPTSQVERSDSGEEDEEEERQEAPQPSEGGAPSAA; the protein is encoded by the coding sequence ATGTCCCAGCCACACCCCAATAGGCGCCCGCGCCTGGCCCGAATGCTGCGGACGCGGTGGGCCAAGGTACTCATCGCGCTGCTGGTTGTGCTTGTCCTGTACACGCTGACGCGGGGCGGGACTGAAGAAGCCTCGACGGGCACGCTGTTTACAGCGGCGCGCGGCGATCTGAAGATCACGGTCACCGAGGGCGGGAACGTCGAGGCGCGCGAGTCGCAAACCATCAAGTCGAAGATTCGGGGCGAGACAAAAATCCTGAGCATCATTGACGACGGCTATTTGGTTACGCCCGAGGACGTGGCGAACAAGAAAGTGCTGGTCACGTTGGACAACTCCGAGCTGCTCGAGAAGATGACGCAGGAGATGATCCAGTACGAAAGCGCGCGCGCGGACTATGCCGAATCGAACGCGCAGTACGAGATCACGGTCAAGCAGAACGAAAGCGATATCAAGAAGGCGGAGCTTGACGCGAAGTTTGCGCTGATGGACCTGCAACGCTACCTCAGCGCGGACATTGCCAACGAGATTCTCAAGCAGCGCGGACTCAGCAGCGACGTGGCGAAAATCAGCGACGACTTGCGCAAGGCCGTCGAGGCGAGTTTCGTGATCAACGAGCCGGTCAGCGTGGAGCCGAAGGAAGTACCCGAAATCTCGAACGAGGAACTGCCGGCAGCGCCGTCGCCCGCGAACGAAGAGCGCCGTGAAGGCGGACGCCGCCGTCGAGCGGAAGGCGAGGGCGGCCAGCGCGACGAACGCTCCACAACTCGGAATGCGCAGGCGGCCTCGGAGCAAAGCGGCGATGCGAAGGCCGAAAAAAAGGAAACGGCCGAAGTGAAAACGGAGGCCAAGTCTGCCGCCGCGACGAACGCCGACACCGAATCCAGCACGGAGGGCGGCGATTTGCCGGCCGAACTGGAAATCGCCGCGACGCAAACGGCCAAGGCGGCCATGGCGTCGATCGCGATCTCCGAACGGCGTCCGGACATCGATTTCACGAAGTTCGCGAAACCGGACGCGTTGGGCGACGGGGAGGCGCAGCAAAAACTGCGCAAGCTCGAGAGCGACCGGCTTCTGGCCGAAGGCGACTTATTATTGTCGGAAACGAAACTGACGGGAACGCGCAAACTTGCCGAGAAGAATTTCGTGACGAAGCAGGAACTCGACAACGATGAGATGAGCGTCAAGAAGCAGACCGTGAACCGCGATTCGGCGGAGACGGCGCGGGACCTGTTCGTGAAGTACGAATTCCCGAAGGAAGCGGAGAAGCTGCTTTCCGCATACGAGGAGGCTATTCGTGCGATGGAGCGCACGATGAAGCAGGCCGTGGCCAAGCAGGCGCAGTCCGAGGCGCGCAAGAAATCGAGCGAGGCCAGCTTCGCACTGCGTACGGAACGGAAGAAGGAGCTTGAGGACCAGCTTGCGGCGTGCACCGTGGTCGCAGAACGCCCGGGCCTCGTGGTGTACGGCGGCAGTGACGAACCCTGGCGCAACCGCGAGCCGATCGAAGAAGGCGCGACGGTGTACGAGCGGCAGGAGATTATCACGATTCCGGACATGACGCAGATGGCCGTGCGCGTGAAAGTGCACGAGTCGAACATCGACAAAATCAAGGTTGGGCAGAAGGCGAAGATCAAGCTCGAATCGTTCCGGGACGAGGAATTGGTCGGCGAGGTCGTGAAGATTTCGGTAATCCCCGATTCAAGTTCGCGTTGGATGAACCCGGACATGAAGCTGTATCCGGCGACCGTGGCAATCAGCGGGACCTATGAACGGCTCAAGCCGAGCATGACCGCGGACGTGGAAATTATGGTCGATGAACTCAAGAACGTCGTGTACGTGCCGATCAACGCGGTGCACCCGAAGGGAAGCAAACGGGTGGTCTACGTTGCGGACGCGCTGGGCCGGGAGGTAGAGCGCGAAGTCGAGACGGGCCAGTTCAACAACGCGTTCATCGAGATTAAGAACGGCATCGAGGAAGGCGATCGCGTGTACCTGCGCGCGCCCACGTCGCAGGTAGAAAGATCGGATAGCGGCGAAGAAGACGAGGAAGAAGAGCGGCAGGAAGCGCCACAACCCAGCGAGGGCGGCGCGCCATCCGCCGCGTAA
- a CDS encoding ABC transporter ATP-binding protein, producing MMGLVEVEALRGVSLDFRQGEYITIMGPSGCGKSTLLNLLGCLDRPSNGQYILGGEDVSTLDDDALSSIRGMRIGFVFQSYNLIQQLNVLENIEVPLYYQGRPDDESRAIATELATRVGLGDRLEHRPYELSGGQQQRVAVARALANDPLIILADEPTGNLDSTSGSDILNVFDDLHKQGKTLIMVTHSDEVSARAQRVIRLRDGVVERDERRN from the coding sequence ATGATGGGCCTGGTGGAGGTCGAGGCGCTGCGCGGCGTATCGCTTGATTTTCGTCAGGGCGAATACATCACGATCATGGGGCCGTCGGGCTGCGGGAAGTCGACGCTGCTCAATCTGCTTGGCTGTCTCGATCGGCCCAGCAACGGACAGTACATCCTCGGCGGGGAGGACGTTTCGACGCTCGACGACGACGCGCTGTCGTCCATTCGCGGGATGCGGATCGGGTTCGTGTTTCAATCGTACAACCTGATTCAGCAACTCAACGTACTCGAAAACATTGAAGTGCCGCTGTATTACCAGGGGCGGCCGGACGACGAGAGCCGCGCGATTGCCACCGAACTGGCCACGCGGGTCGGCTTGGGCGATCGGCTCGAGCACCGGCCATACGAGTTGTCCGGCGGGCAACAGCAGCGCGTGGCAGTAGCGCGCGCGCTCGCGAACGATCCGCTGATCATCCTCGCGGACGAACCGACGGGCAACCTCGATTCGACGTCGGGCTCCGATATCCTCAATGTGTTCGACGACCTGCACAAACAGGGCAAGACCCTGATCATGGTCACGCACTCCGATGAAGTGTCGGCCCGCGCGCAGCGGGTAATTCGGCTGCGGGACGGCGTGGTGGAACGCGATGAACGCCGCAACTAA
- a CDS encoding ABC transporter permease → MNAATNSWIRALLGVTTAQRLVRTTQLGVKSLWLRKLRSLLTVLGIVFGVCSVIAMLAIGEGLSFEAQEQIRRLGSNNIIVRSVKPPEERRTTTERTYVVEYGLTYDDIDRIKMTIPSVEILVPSRNIRKDVWNGVQRVDCDIVGTVPWYQEMRNHHIARGRFFTDEEIDDSINVCVLGDGLPDALFPIDDPMGRTVRIDGDYYTVIGVMEPKARQAAGTTGGLGELPNQDAAKANSGSGAPFEMYIPLSAAKDRFGETLVQRSSGSFSAERVELHEATVKVKNIEDVVETWHIIAELMERNHKKKDYDIIVPLDLLRQAERTKRIFNIVLGAIAAISLLVGGIGIMNIMLATVTERTREIGIRRALGAKKRDIVMQFLVETVLLSAIGGVIGVALGLAIPFVITYFAELKTIVTFWSPFVAFTISALVGVVFGIYPAMRAANMDPVEALRHE, encoded by the coding sequence ATGAACGCCGCAACTAACTCGTGGATTCGCGCGCTGCTCGGCGTGACGACGGCGCAGCGCCTGGTGCGTACGACGCAGTTGGGCGTGAAGAGCTTGTGGCTGCGCAAGCTGCGATCGCTGCTTACGGTGCTCGGCATCGTGTTCGGCGTGTGCTCGGTGATTGCGATGTTGGCGATTGGCGAAGGCCTGAGCTTCGAAGCGCAGGAGCAAATTCGGCGGTTGGGCAGCAACAATATTATCGTGCGCAGCGTAAAACCGCCCGAGGAGCGGCGCACGACCACGGAGCGCACGTATGTTGTCGAGTACGGGCTGACATACGACGATATCGACCGCATCAAGATGACGATACCGAGCGTGGAGATTCTCGTGCCGAGCCGGAACATCCGGAAGGACGTGTGGAACGGCGTGCAACGCGTGGACTGCGATATCGTCGGCACGGTGCCGTGGTACCAGGAGATGCGGAACCACCACATCGCGCGCGGGCGCTTCTTCACGGACGAGGAAATCGACGACAGCATCAACGTGTGCGTATTGGGCGATGGCCTGCCTGACGCGCTTTTCCCGATAGACGATCCGATGGGGCGCACGGTCCGCATCGATGGCGACTACTACACCGTGATCGGCGTAATGGAACCGAAAGCGCGCCAAGCGGCGGGGACTACGGGCGGGTTAGGCGAATTACCCAACCAGGATGCAGCAAAGGCGAACAGCGGTTCCGGCGCGCCGTTCGAGATGTACATCCCGCTGAGCGCGGCGAAGGACCGCTTCGGCGAAACGCTGGTGCAGCGATCGAGCGGGTCGTTTTCGGCGGAGCGCGTTGAACTGCACGAGGCGACCGTCAAGGTGAAGAATATCGAGGACGTGGTCGAAACGTGGCACATCATCGCGGAACTGATGGAACGCAACCACAAGAAGAAGGACTACGACATTATTGTGCCGCTCGATTTGTTGCGGCAGGCGGAACGTACGAAGCGTATTTTTAATATCGTGCTCGGCGCCATCGCGGCGATATCGCTGCTCGTGGGTGGCATCGGGATCATGAACATCATGCTCGCAACGGTCACCGAACGCACGCGCGAAATCGGCATCCGCCGCGCGCTCGGCGCGAAGAAGCGCGATATTGTGATGCAGTTCCTGGTGGAGACGGTCCTGCTCTCGGCGATTGGCGGGGTGATCGGCGTCGCGCTGGGGCTGGCGATTCCGTTCGTGATTACGTACTTCGCGGAACTGAAGACGATCGTGACGTTCTGGTCGCCGTTCGTCGCCTTTACGATCTCCGCGCTCGTCGGCGTCGTCTTCGGCATCTACCCCGCCATGCGCGCCGCGAACATGGACCCCGTCGAGGCCCTGCGGCACGAGTAG
- a CDS encoding GNAT family N-acetyltransferase, which yields MLAAGEALDRCFGGLRDNLSTRDALSHLCRAETTLYSWKHFHIGSMDGVPAGGVCMVPVDGLGPLVDAVPDVLRLDCRIGATGLLRLLARALRIGFGRGGDEFPAGGIFMPFGAVFPAHQGKGVGTAAFLAILEIARAMGGTALCCRPPKSNVAMMRVLHALNFEPVPSKRVSAFQVMALHL from the coding sequence ATGCTGGCCGCCGGTGAGGCCCTTGATCGCTGCTTCGGCGGCTTGCGCGACAACCTATCCACCCGCGACGCGCTCTCCCACCTGTGCCGCGCGGAGACGACCCTGTACTCGTGGAAGCATTTCCACATCGGCAGCATGGACGGCGTCCCAGCAGGCGGCGTCTGCATGGTGCCGGTGGACGGACTCGGCCCACTGGTCGACGCCGTTCCGGATGTGCTTCGCCTCGACTGCCGCATCGGCGCCACGGGACTCCTTCGGCTGCTGGCGCGCGCCTTGCGGATCGGCTTCGGGCGCGGTGGAGACGAGTTCCCGGCGGGCGGCATCTTCATGCCATTCGGGGCGGTCTTTCCCGCGCATCAAGGCAAAGGCGTCGGTACCGCGGCATTTCTCGCCATACTGGAAATCGCGCGCGCCATGGGCGGAACAGCGCTGTGCTGCCGCCCGCCGAAATCCAACGTCGCGATGATGCGCGTCCTGCACGCGCTGAACTTTGAACCGGTTCCGTCCAAACGCGTTTCCGCGTTCCAGGTCATGGCGCTGCATCTATAG
- a CDS encoding cupin domain-containing protein, which produces MPNTVRTFIEPADVETQVFDWGRLSWLSEPRVTGTDRFSAGLVVLNPGMGHVRHNHPGVEEILYVIEGKGIQMVEVDGKPVEQEVTPGVLVHIPPDIYHSTVNTGDGPMKLIAIYSPPGPEALLRQMEGVSIEPPQR; this is translated from the coding sequence ATGCCCAACACCGTCCGCACCTTCATCGAACCCGCCGACGTGGAAACCCAGGTCTTCGACTGGGGCCGCCTCTCCTGGCTCTCCGAACCGCGCGTCACCGGCACCGATCGCTTTAGCGCCGGCCTCGTCGTGCTCAACCCCGGCATGGGCCACGTCCGCCACAACCACCCCGGCGTTGAAGAAATCCTCTACGTCATCGAAGGTAAAGGCATCCAGATGGTCGAAGTCGACGGCAAACCGGTCGAACAGGAAGTCACCCCCGGCGTCCTCGTCCACATCCCCCCGGACATCTACCACTCCACCGTCAACACCGGCGACGGCCCCATGAAACTTATCGCCATCTACTCGCCCCCCGGCCCCGAAGCGCTACTGCGCCAGATGGAAGGTGTAAGCATCGAACCGCCGCAAAGGTAG
- a CDS encoding Tm-1-like ATP-binding domain-containing protein, which translates to MSKTILIIGAFDTKGEEFAFLRQRVLGRGFPVLTMNVGVLGTTDKFPVDIEAGLVAQAGGSDIDTLRKKNDRGEAMKVMAAGAPVILRQYFDAKKFDGVIGMGGTGGTSVITAAMRALPIGVPKVCISTAAGADVSAYVGTSDIVLFPSIVDVAGLNRISRVIISRAAGAICGMTEVWPPPAKDSKPIIAASMFGNTTECVNACSAALSEKGYEVLVFHAIGTGGRTMESLVRDGLVEAVLDITTTEWADELCGGVFSAGPDRLSAPGEVGIPHLIVPGCVDMVNFGPMGTVPQKYRDDHRRFYEWNPSVTLMRTNAEENAAIGRVFAEKANAAKGPVAFLLPLRGVSILDGDNQPFCDRAADAACFDAIRKNVRSEIPVIEIDANINDAAFSNKSVELLLQLIGQKP; encoded by the coding sequence ATGAGCAAGACCATCCTCATCATCGGCGCGTTCGACACAAAGGGCGAGGAATTCGCCTTCCTGCGGCAGCGCGTGCTCGGGCGTGGTTTCCCCGTGTTGACGATGAACGTCGGCGTGCTCGGCACGACGGACAAGTTCCCCGTGGACATCGAGGCAGGCCTTGTCGCGCAGGCGGGCGGCAGCGACATCGATACGTTGCGGAAGAAAAACGATCGCGGCGAGGCGATGAAAGTTATGGCCGCGGGTGCGCCGGTCATTTTGCGACAATATTTCGACGCGAAAAAGTTCGACGGCGTCATCGGCATGGGCGGTACCGGCGGGACGTCAGTGATTACCGCCGCCATGCGCGCGCTGCCAATCGGCGTCCCAAAAGTCTGCATCTCCACCGCCGCGGGCGCCGACGTGTCTGCCTACGTCGGCACGTCGGACATCGTATTGTTCCCGTCCATAGTCGACGTCGCCGGCTTGAACCGAATTTCCCGCGTGATTATCTCGCGCGCCGCGGGCGCCATCTGCGGCATGACCGAGGTCTGGCCACCGCCCGCGAAGGACAGCAAACCGATTATCGCTGCGAGCATGTTCGGCAACACGACCGAATGCGTGAACGCGTGCAGCGCCGCGCTCAGCGAAAAGGGCTACGAAGTCCTCGTCTTCCACGCGATCGGTACCGGTGGCCGCACGATGGAATCGCTCGTGCGCGACGGTCTCGTCGAGGCCGTGCTCGATATCACGACAACCGAATGGGCCGACGAACTGTGCGGCGGCGTGTTCAGCGCAGGTCCGGACCGCCTCAGCGCGCCCGGTGAAGTTGGCATCCCGCACCTAATCGTCCCCGGCTGCGTCGACATGGTGAACTTCGGCCCAATGGGTACGGTGCCGCAAAAGTACCGCGACGATCACCGCCGCTTCTACGAATGGAACCCGTCCGTCACGCTGATGCGCACGAATGCCGAAGAAAACGCCGCCATCGGCCGTGTCTTCGCCGAAAAAGCCAACGCTGCAAAAGGCCCGGTCGCCTTCCTGCTGCCTCTGCGCGGCGTCTCCATCCTTGACGGCGACAACCAACCCTTCTGCGATCGCGCTGCCGACGCCGCCTGCTTCGACGCGATTCGTAAGAATGTCCGCTCCGAAATTCCGGTAATCGAAATCGACGCAAATATCAATGACGCCGCGTTTTCGAATAAGTCCGTTGAACTGTTGCTTCAACTGATCGGGCAGAAGCCGTAG
- a CDS encoding crotonase/enoyl-CoA hydratase family protein — translation MSVTIEKNGPVTTVILSRPERRNAVDRETAQALSDAFAAFDSDPGASVGVLYGDHGQFCAGADLKAIAAGNPNNLSEDGDGPMGPSRTLLSKPVIAAIEGHAVAGGLELALWCDLRVASETAVLGVYCRRWGVPLIDGGTVRLPRLVGLGHALDLILTGRGVSAQEALVMGLVNRVAPAGHARDAAETLAHDLAQFPQVCMRGDRLSAYQQFDLTLPQALANEFRHGLRSLEADSLAGAQKFASGAGRHGSFSG, via the coding sequence ATGTCCGTCACCATCGAGAAAAATGGCCCGGTCACCACGGTTATCCTCTCGCGGCCCGAACGCCGCAACGCTGTCGACCGGGAAACCGCACAGGCGCTGTCGGACGCGTTCGCCGCGTTCGACTCCGATCCCGGCGCCTCTGTCGGCGTGCTCTACGGCGATCACGGCCAGTTCTGCGCGGGAGCGGACTTGAAGGCAATCGCCGCGGGCAATCCAAATAATCTGAGCGAAGACGGGGACGGCCCGATGGGCCCCTCGCGCACGCTGCTCTCTAAGCCCGTCATCGCGGCAATCGAAGGCCACGCCGTCGCCGGCGGGCTCGAACTCGCGCTATGGTGCGACCTGCGCGTCGCCAGCGAGACCGCCGTGCTCGGCGTATACTGCCGCCGTTGGGGCGTGCCGCTCATCGACGGCGGCACCGTGCGCCTGCCGCGCCTCGTCGGCCTTGGTCATGCGCTCGATCTCATCCTCACCGGACGCGGCGTGTCCGCGCAGGAAGCGTTGGTAATGGGCCTCGTCAACCGCGTCGCGCCCGCGGGTCACGCGCGAGACGCCGCCGAAACGCTCGCGCACGACCTCGCGCAGTTCCCACAGGTGTGCATGCGCGGCGACCGCCTCTCCGCGTATCAGCAATTCGATCTCACATTGCCCCAAGCCTTGGCAAACGAATTTCGCCACGGGCTGCGCTCTCTGGAAGCCGATTCGCTCGCCGGCGCGCAGAAGTTCGCGTCCGGCGCAGGACGGCACGGATCGTTTTCGGGCTAA
- a CDS encoding MFS transporter — MKVLSHPNAIRADAGRSPLDMTYFHPKESLSEDDIRLGMRMMLYDAAFVTVLAILTTGAFLVGFALALGASNAVVGVIAAAGPLAQILQLPSIVLIERYRKRKLLTLYAAAVSRMTWFFIALAPWVVPREYWIPSFLVLLFVHFATGNLTNCAWNSWVRDLVPTPVFGTFFAKRMALATFIGAVLSVAGAIAVDMGKQHYGSPIGAYTGIFVIAAVSAVVSLFFIARMPEPEMPVQSGATVREILRQPLRDATFRSVLIFLAWWNFAVNFAAPFFAVYMIRKLEMSMVWVIGLSVLSQMVNVLFFRVWGRLADRYSNKSVLTVSGPLFIVTFLVWPFTTMPDAYFLTIPLLIAIHVLAGISTAGVTLCTSNLAFKAAPYGKATAYLAVNALISGVMATIAPVAAGLVGDYCERFELQIMLRGIDTVTGAARFDVPTVDLQGLDYVFLLAAVFGAIAIHRLLAVREEGEVEEAVVRQELMLQMRRMARQVSTVAGMRQVINFPFGTLKQWRQRRRETE, encoded by the coding sequence TTGAAGGTACTTTCGCATCCGAACGCAATCCGCGCTGATGCAGGACGCTCACCACTCGACATGACGTACTTTCATCCAAAAGAATCGCTATCCGAAGACGACATCCGGCTCGGCATGCGCATGATGCTGTATGACGCGGCGTTTGTGACGGTGTTGGCGATCCTGACGACGGGGGCGTTCCTTGTGGGGTTTGCGCTGGCGCTCGGCGCGTCAAACGCAGTCGTGGGCGTAATCGCCGCGGCGGGCCCGCTCGCGCAGATTCTGCAACTGCCGTCTATCGTGCTCATCGAACGATACCGCAAGCGCAAACTGCTGACGCTGTACGCGGCGGCGGTAAGCCGGATGACGTGGTTTTTCATCGCGCTGGCGCCGTGGGTTGTGCCGCGCGAATATTGGATTCCGTCGTTCCTCGTGTTGCTGTTCGTGCATTTCGCGACGGGTAACTTGACGAACTGCGCGTGGAATTCGTGGGTGCGCGACTTGGTGCCGACGCCCGTGTTCGGGACGTTCTTCGCCAAGCGGATGGCACTGGCCACGTTCATTGGCGCGGTGCTCAGCGTTGCCGGCGCGATCGCGGTTGACATGGGCAAACAGCATTACGGGTCGCCGATTGGCGCGTACACGGGGATATTCGTGATCGCGGCGGTGTCCGCGGTGGTAAGCCTTTTCTTCATCGCACGGATGCCCGAGCCGGAAATGCCGGTGCAGTCCGGCGCGACCGTGCGCGAAATACTGAGGCAGCCACTGCGGGATGCGACATTCCGCTCGGTGCTGATCTTTCTTGCGTGGTGGAACTTCGCGGTGAATTTCGCAGCGCCGTTCTTCGCGGTGTATATGATCCGCAAACTCGAGATGAGCATGGTGTGGGTGATCGGGCTGTCGGTGTTAAGTCAGATGGTGAATGTGCTCTTCTTTCGCGTGTGGGGACGTCTCGCGGACCGGTATTCGAACAAGTCGGTGTTGACGGTTTCGGGCCCGCTGTTCATCGTGACGTTTCTGGTGTGGCCGTTTACGACGATGCCCGACGCGTACTTCCTGACGATTCCGTTGCTCATCGCGATACACGTGCTCGCCGGGATTTCGACGGCGGGGGTGACGCTGTGCACGAGCAATCTCGCGTTCAAAGCGGCGCCGTACGGCAAGGCGACGGCGTATCTCGCCGTGAACGCGCTAATTTCCGGTGTGATGGCGACGATCGCGCCGGTTGCGGCGGGGCTGGTCGGCGATTACTGCGAGCGGTTCGAGTTGCAAATCATGCTGCGCGGAATCGATACCGTGACGGGTGCGGCGCGGTTCGACGTGCCAACCGTCGATTTGCAGGGCCTCGACTACGTGTTCCTGCTCGCGGCGGTGTTTGGCGCGATAGCGATCCATCGCCTGCTTGCTGTGCGGGAAGAGGGCGAAGTCGAGGAAGCGGTCGTGCGGCAGGAGTTGATGCTGCAAATGCGGCGCATGGCGCGGCAGGTGTCTACCGTCGCGGGTATGCGCCAGGTGATCAATTTTCCGTTCGGCACGCTGAAGCAATGGAGGCAGCGGAGGCGAGAGACGGAGTAG
- a CDS encoding cobalamin-independent methionine synthase II family protein — MIKTTVVGSYPVPDWLQANPSEQAVIDATRVVFKIQEDAGIDVIADGELYRYDVNHPDTNGMIDYFVRPLANVRSNVSRSDIAKFHSDRQMAFRAKPAGVVDGPIGEGTLNLALDYERARALTKSAMKFTVTGPHMLGKTLLDNHYGDREALCNAIADVLASQVSEIYPEVVQLDEANIPGHPEDASWAVHCINRVLDAVKTTPAVHLCFGNYGGQSVQSGDWQNLIDFLGALHADHVLLEVVHQHSWELPHLKRINPKVKIGLGVVDIKSNVVETPDQIAQRIEDATEALGEDRIAYINPDCGFWMLKRSVADRKIRALVQGRDLFEGRT; from the coding sequence ATGATCAAAACTACCGTAGTAGGAAGTTATCCCGTCCCCGACTGGCTCCAGGCGAACCCGAGCGAGCAGGCCGTCATCGATGCCACCCGCGTCGTCTTCAAAATTCAGGAAGATGCCGGCATCGACGTGATCGCCGACGGCGAGCTCTATCGATACGACGTCAATCATCCCGACACCAACGGCATGATCGATTACTTCGTGCGCCCGCTCGCAAACGTCCGCTCGAACGTGTCGCGATCGGACATCGCAAAGTTTCACAGCGACCGGCAAATGGCGTTTCGCGCGAAGCCCGCGGGCGTCGTGGATGGCCCCATTGGCGAGGGCACGCTGAACCTCGCGCTCGATTACGAACGCGCCCGCGCGCTCACAAAGTCCGCGATGAAGTTCACCGTCACCGGCCCGCACATGCTGGGCAAGACGCTGCTCGACAACCATTACGGCGATCGCGAGGCGCTGTGCAACGCAATCGCCGACGTACTCGCCTCGCAAGTCTCGGAGATTTATCCCGAGGTCGTGCAACTCGACGAAGCGAACATCCCCGGCCACCCCGAAGACGCATCGTGGGCCGTGCACTGCATCAACCGCGTGCTCGACGCAGTCAAAACGACGCCCGCCGTCCATCTCTGCTTCGGCAACTACGGCGGCCAGTCCGTGCAGAGCGGCGACTGGCAGAACCTCATCGATTTCCTCGGCGCACTCCACGCGGACCACGTCCTGCTCGAGGTCGTGCACCAGCACTCGTGGGAACTTCCCCACCTCAAGCGGATAAACCCAAAAGTAAAGATCGGCCTTGGCGTCGTGGACATCAAATCAAACGTCGTCGAAACGCCCGACCAGATCGCCCAGCGCATCGAAGACGCAACCGAAGCCCTCGGCGAAGACCGCATCGCGTATATCAATCCCGACTGCGGCTTCTGGATGCTCAAGCGCTCCGTCGCCGACCGCAAAATCCGAGCGCTGGTGCAGGGCCGCGACTTGTTTGAGGGGCGGACGTGA
- a CDS encoding CYTH domain-containing protein, producing MGTEIERKFLVPNDTWLQTGAGQRCVQGYLAYGPPVAVRVRIMDGVATLNIKTATVSITRHEFEYEIPLADAHALLTTSCHGTAIEKTRHCVEYGGKTWEVDVFEGANAGLVVAEIELDSEDEPYERPPWLGTEVSGDPRYLNTSLCQHPYSQWAEDER from the coding sequence TTGGGCACCGAAATCGAGCGTAAGTTCCTCGTACCAAACGATACATGGCTGCAAACCGGCGCCGGTCAGCGGTGCGTCCAAGGGTATCTCGCCTACGGACCGCCGGTAGCCGTCCGGGTCCGAATCATGGACGGTGTTGCCACGCTCAATATCAAGACCGCAACCGTCTCTATCACCCGCCACGAGTTCGAGTACGAGATACCGCTGGCCGACGCGCACGCGCTGCTCACCACGTCATGTCATGGGACCGCGATTGAAAAGACACGCCATTGCGTGGAGTATGGTGGCAAGACTTGGGAGGTCGACGTGTTCGAGGGGGCCAACGCCGGGCTTGTCGTCGCGGAAATCGAACTGGACTCGGAAGACGAGCCATACGAGCGCCCGCCGTGGTTGGGGACGGAGGTTTCCGGCGATCCGCGCTACCTGAATACGTCGCTGTGTCAACACCCCTATTCGCAATGGGCCGAGGATGAACGATGA